From a single Brassica oleracea var. oleracea cultivar TO1000 chromosome C5, BOL, whole genome shotgun sequence genomic region:
- the LOC106293283 gene encoding protein cornichon homolog 4-like has protein sequence MGDIWEWLISFFLLIALVGIIVYQLVCLADLEFDYINPYDSAARINYVVLPEFIVQGVLCVFYLFTGHWFMAILCLPYMYYNFQLYSKRQHLVDVTEIFNLLNWEKKKRLFKLAYIILNLFLTIFWMIYSALDDYED, from the exons ATGGGAGATATTTGGGAATGGCTTATATCCTTCTTCTTGCTCATCGCTCTTGTCGGAATCATAGTGTATCAG CTTGTATGCTTAGCGGATCTGGAGTTTGATTACATAAACCCTTACGACTCTGCGGCGAGGATAAACTACGTGGTGTTACCGGAGTTCATTGTTCAAGGAGTTCTATGTGTGTTCTATCTCTTTACAGGACACTGGTTCATGGCAATCCTTTGTCTCCCTTATATGTACTACAACTTCCAACT TTACTCGAAGCGACAACATTTGGTAGATGTCACGGAGATATTCAATCTGTTAAACTGGGAGAAGAAGAAACGGCTGTTCAAGCTTGCTTACATAATCCTTAACCTCTTTCTCACTATCTTCTG GATGATTTATTCAGCGTTGGATGATTATGAGGATTGA
- the LOC106343283 gene encoding probable LRR receptor-like serine/threonine-protein kinase At1g12460, producing the protein MKRVYLFLVFVYISTSPCCSLVTIEEERDILLQFKDSINDDPYNSLASWTLDGDICNSFNGVACNPEGFVDKIVLWNTSLAGSLTPSLSGLKSIRVLTLFGNRFTGNLPLDYSKLQTLWTINVSSNALSGPIPEFIGGLTSLRFLDLSRNGFSGEIPTSLFRYCDKTKFVSLSRNNLSGPIPDTVANCNNLVGFDFSYNSLNGVLPPGVCDIPVLEYISVRNNLLSGDVSEEVVKCKRLSHVDLGSNMFQGSGPFEVLGFVNITYVNVSWNRFGGEIGEVVGCGQRLEFLDASSNELTGGISGGVSGCKSLKLLDLESNKLSGSIPGGIGKMEKLSVVRLGGNSIDGEVPKEIGSLEYLQVLNLHDLNLVGEIPEDVSNCRLLLELDVSGNELEGEIPKKILNLTNLEILDLHGNRINGSIPSELGSLSRIQFLDLSQNYLSGSIPSSLGSLNKLTHFNVSRNNLSGVIPPAPVLQAFGASAFENNPLLCGDPLVTTPCNSRGATTGKSRSSQALSVSVIIVIVAAAVILFGVCVVLGLNLRARKRRKDEEEEVVTLETTPLASSIDSSGGGVIIGKLVLFSKNLPSKYEDWEAGTKALLDKDNIIGMGSIGSVYRASFEGGVSIAVKKLETLGRIRNQEEFEQELGRLGGLQHQNLSSYQGYYFSSTMQLILSDFVPNGSLYDNLHSRIYPGVASTSHGNIDLNWHRRFGIALGTAKALSFLHDDCKPAVLHLNVKSTNILLDERYEAKLSDYGLEKFLPVLDSFGSRTKKFHNAVGYIAPELAQQSLKASEKCDVYSYGVVLLELVTGRKPVESPSRNQVLILRDYVRDMLETGSASDCFDRRLREFEENELIQVMKLGLLCTSENPLKRPSMAEVVQVLESIRNGFGS; encoded by the exons ATGAAAAGGGTTTACCTTTTTCTGGTTTTTGTATACATTTCAACTTCTCCGTGTTGCTCTCTTGTTACAATCGAAGAAGAACGAGACATTCTGCTTCAGTTCAAGGACAGCATCAATGACGATCCTTACAACAGCTTAGCCTCTTGGACCCTCGACGGAGACATCTGCAATAGCTTCAACGGAGTCGCTTGTAACCCTGAAGGATTCGTTGACAAGATCGTCCTCTGGAATACGAGTCTCGCCGGAAGCTTGACCCCGAGTCTCTCCGGTTTAAAGTCTATTCGAGTTCTGACCTTGTTTGGCAACAGGTTTACAGGTAACCTACCGCTGGATTACTCAAAGTTACAGACTTTGTGGACCATTAACGTCAGCTCCAACGCGTTGTCCGGTCCGATCCCTGAGTTCATCGGTGGGTTAACTAGCTTAAGGTTTCTCGACTTGTCTAGAAACGGCTTCTCCGGTGAGATTCCTACTTCTCTGTTTAGGTACTGCGACAAGACCAAGTTCGTGTCTTTGTCTCGTAACAACCTCTCCGGACCAATCCCTGATACAGTAGCGAACTGTAACAACCTCGTAGGGTTTGACTTCTCTTACAACAGTCTTAACGGAGTGCTACCGCCTGGGGTCTGTGATATTCCTGTGCTTGAGTATATCTCTGTGAGGAACAATTTGCTCTCTGGTGATGTCTCTGAGGAGGTGGTGAAGTGTAAGAGACTGAGCCATGTTGACCTGGGGAGCAATATGTTCCAAGGGTCAGGGCCTTTTGAGGTTCTTGGGTTCGTGAACATAACTTATGTTAACGTCTCTTGGAACCGGTTTGGTGGGGAGATTGGAGAGGTTGTTGGTTGTGGTCAAAGGTTGGAGTTTTTGGATGCTTCCTCTAATGAGTTAACCGGTGGGATCTCTGGAGGTGTGAGTGGTTGCAAAAGTCTCAAGCTTTTGGACTTGGAGTCTAACAAGCTGAGCGGGAGTATCCCTGGAGGTATTGGGAAGATGGAGAAGCTCTCGGTTGTTAGATTAGGTGGTAACTCTATAGATGGGGAGGTACCAAAGGAGATTGGAAGCTTGGAGTATCTACAGGTTTTGAATCTGCATGATCTCAACTTAGTTGGTGAGATTCCAGAGGATGTCTCTAATTGCAGATTACTTCTTGAACT GGATGTTTCAGGGAATGAGTTAGAAGGAGAGATCCCTAAGAAGATACTAAACTTAACAAACCTGGAGATTCTTGACCTGCATGGTAACCGCATCAACGGAAGCATTCCATCTGAGCTTGGAAGCCTCTCCAGGATCCAGTTTCTCGATCTTTCGCAGAACTATCTTTCAGGCTCAATCCCTTCTTCCCTCGGTAGCTTGAATAAGCTAACGCATTTCAACGTCTCCCGCAACAATCTCTCCGGTGTTATCCCTCCTGCTCCTGTATTACAAGCTTTTGGAGCTTCTGCATTTGAAAACAACCCTTTGCTTTGCGGTGATCCTCTTGTAACTACTCCCTGCAACTCACGTGGAGCCACCACAGGGAAATCAAGAAGCTCTCAAGCTCTAAGCGTTTCGGTTATCATTGTCATAGTTGCCGCAGCCGTGATCCTCTTTGGCGTCTGTGTTGTACTCGGTTTGAACCTCAGAGCTCGTAAAAGAAGAAAAGATGAAGAAGAAGAAGTAGTCACACTCGAAACCACTCCTCTAGCCTCTTCAATAGACTCAAGCGGGGGTGGTGTGATAATAGGCAAACTCGTTCTCTTCAGCAAGAACTTGCCTTCAAAGTACGAAGACTGGGAGGCTGGCACCAAAGCTCTCCTCGACAAGGACAACATAATCGGAATGGGATCCATTGGCTCAGTCTACAGAGCATCTTTCGAAGGAGGAGTCTCCATTGCAGTGAAGAAGCTCGAGACGTTAGGAAGAATCAGAAACCAAGAAGAGTTTGAGCAAGAGCTTGGACGCCTCGGAGGTTTGCAGCATCAGAACCTCTCTTCTTACCAAGGCTACTACTTCTCCTCGACAATGCAGTTGATTCTCTCTGACTTTGTCCCCAACGGTAGCCTCTATGATAATCTCCACTCAAGAATCTACCCTGGAGTAGCCAGCACGAGCCACGGCAATATTGATTTGAATTGGCACAGGAGGTTTGGGATCGCGTTAGGAACCGCGAAAGCGCTTTCTTTCCTTCATGATGACTGTAAACCAGCGGTTCTTCATCTCAACGTGAAGTCCACCAACATTCTTCTAGACGAAAGGTACGAAGCAAAGCTATCTGATTATGGTTTAGAGAAGTTTCTTCCGGTTCTGGATAGTTTTGGTAGTAGGACCAAGAAGTTCCACAACGCGGTTGGGTACATTGCTCCGGAGCTGGCTCAGCAGAGTTTGAAAGCGAGTGAGAAATGCGATGTGTATAGCTACGGTGTGGTGCTTCTTGAGCTGGTTACGGGTAGAAAACCTGTTGAGTCTCCATCGAGGAACCAAGTCTTGATATTGAGAGATTACGTGAGGGATATGTTGGAGACTGGTTCGGCTTCTGATTGTTTTGACAGAAGGTTGAGAGAGTTTGAAGAGAATGAGCTGATTCAGGTTATGAAGTTAGGACTGCTTTGCACCTCGGAGAATCCGTTGAAGAGACCGAGTATGGCTGAGGTTGTGCAGGTTCTTGAATCAATCAGGAATGGATTTGGATCATGA
- the LOC106343481 gene encoding ACT domain-containing protein ACR8 — MAMKGYLDEYEKLVIRMNTPRVVIDNGVCSSATIVKVDSPRGHGILLEAVQILTDLNLSIKKAYISSDGRWNMDVFHVTDINGNKLNDQSVLKYIEQSIETVYYGENIEVNGLTALELTGTDRIGLLSEMFAVLSDLNCDVVDAKLWTHNGRVASMIYLKDCSSGSPILDSHRISKIEGRLKNVLNGDSDVKSAAKTCVSVDMMTHIERRLHQLMFEDRDYEKRSKKQERSPMVVVTVQNWAERGYSVVNVHCRDRTKLLFDVVCTLTDMEYAVFHATINTSEDQAHLEFYIRHKDGSPISSEAERQRVIQCLEAAVERRASEGVRLELRHPDKQGLLAEVTRTFRENGLNVTRTEISTSCGMATNIFYVTDANGDEADSKLIESVREKIGFECLRVKEMPSVNQRKGDGEEHQQTKAVLVSLGSLVWRNLFSFGLVKSCS; from the exons ATGGCGATGAAGGGCTATTTGGATGAATATGAAAAACTTGTGATTAGGATGAACACTCCAAG GGTCGTTATCGACAATGGTGTTTGTTCTTCAGCGACAATCGTCAAG GTTGACAGTCCAAGAGGACATGGTATATTGTTAGAAGCAGTACAAATTCTCACCGATTTGAACCTCTCCATTAAAAAAGCTTACATTTCTTCTGATGGAAGATGGAACATGGATG TTTTCCATGTGACTGACATAAACGGAAACAAGTTGAATGATCAGAGCGTCTTAAAATACATTGAACAG TCGATCGAAACGGTTTACTACGGAGAAAACATTGAAGTTAACGGTCTAACGGCCTTAGAGTTAACCGGAACGGACAGGATCGGTTTACTATCCGAGATGTTTGCGGTTCTCTCTGATCTCAACTGCGATGTAGTTGACGCTAAGCTATGGACACATAATGGCAGAGTTGCGTCTATGATCTATCTCAAAGACTGCAGCTCAGGATCACCGATTCTTGATTCTCATCGCATATCCAAGATCGAGGGACGGTTGAAGAACGTGTTGAACGGCGATAGCGACGTCAAATCCGCTGCCAAGACTTGTGTTTCGGTGGATATGATGACGCACATCGAACGCAGGCTTCACCAGCTTATGTTCGAAGACAGAGACTACGAGAAGAGATCCAAGAAGCAGGAGAGATCTCCTATGGTGGTTGTGACGGTTCAGAATTGGGCTGAGAGGGGCTACTCGGTCGTTAATGTTCATTGTCGTGACCGGACTAAGCTTTTGTTCGACGTGGTTTGTACGTTAACCGATATGGAATATGCCGTGTTCCATGCGACTATCAACACATCTGAAGACCAAGCTCATTTG GAATTCTATATCCGGCATAAGGATGGATCACCGATAAGTTCAGAAGCAGAGAGACAACGAGTGATACAATGCTTAGAAGCTGCAGTAGAGAGAAGAGCATCTGAG GGTGTGAGATTGGAGCTGAGGCATCCAGACAAACAAGGTTTACTAGCGGAAGTTACTAGGACGTTCAGAGAAAACGGTCTGAATGTTACAAGAACAGAGATATCAACTAGCTGCGGTATGGCAACAAACATATTCTATGTAACCGATGCGAATGGAGATGAAGCCGACTCGAAACTGATTGAATCGGTTAGGGAGAAAATCGGTTTCGAGTGTCTAAGAGTAAAAGAAATGCCATCAGTGAATCAAAGGAAGGGAGATGGAGAAGAACATCAACAGACTAAAGCAGTGTTGGTTTCACTTGGGAGCTTGGTCTGGAGAAATCTATTCAGCTTTGGTCTTGTCAAATCATGTTCTTGA
- the LOC106292922 gene encoding transmembrane protein 64, which yields MTYGDGIEKTVPELKSRTEDPENGDYLKLRGGSDEEEEEEGSSGGCWIGSPTSLWFWVKLISLVACVGVLAFVIIKWIAPFLIEKELIPFIKWVRSTFSIPVLGLLLFASVALFPAILLPSSPSMWMAGLTFGYGKGFLLILSAASIGVTLPFLIGHLFLHKMQEWLKQYPKKAAILRAAGEGTWFHQFQAVTLIRVSPFPYMIYNYCALATGVHYGPYILGSLVGMVPEMFVSIYTGIMLRTLAVASDVRHSLSAVEIVVNVLGFCVTASATIVCTIYAKKKLSAMQSEEAETP from the exons ATGACGTACGGCGATGGCATCGAAAAGACGGTGCCTGAGCTGAAATCGAGAACGGAGGATCCCGAGAATGGTGATTATCTGAAATTAAGAGGAGGATCGGATGAAGAAGAAGAAGAAGAAGGATCATCGGGGGGATGTTGGATAGGGTCGCCGACGTCTCTGTGGTTCTGGGTTAAATTGATCTCCCTCGTCGCTTGTGTTGGTGTATTGGCATTTGTGATTATTAAATGGATTGCTCCATTTTTGATAGAAAAG GAACTGATTCCATTTATAAAATGGGTGAGAAGCACATTCAGCATCCCGGTGCTCGGACTTCTCCTCTTTGCCTCAGTGGCGTTGTTCCCAGCCATTCTTCTTCCTTCTTCTCCTTCCATGTGGATGGCTGGTCTTACCTTTGGTTATGGGAAAGGGTTTCTCTTGATTCTATCTGCAGCCTCGATCGGTGTTACTCTTCCTTTCCTAATCGGACATCTCTTCCTCCACAAGATGCAA GAATGGTTGAAGCAATACCCGAAAAAGGCGGCAATACTTCGAGCAGCCGGTGAAGGAACCTGGTTTCATCAGTTTCAAGCAGTCACGTTGATCCGTGTCTCTCCATTCCCTTACATGATTTACAACTACTGCGCATTGGCGACTGGAGTTCACTACGGTCCTTACATCTTAGGCTCTCTTGTTGGAATGGTTCCTGAGATGTTTGTCTCAATCTACAC GGGAATAATGCTAAGAACGCTAGCTGTTGCTTCGGACGTGAGACACAGCCTTTCGGCCGTGGAGATAGTAGTGAATGTTCTTGGTTTCTGTGTAACCGCAAGCGCGACTATAGTCTGCACAATCTATGCGAAGAAGAAGCTAAGCGCAATGCAATCTGAAGAAGCAGAGACACCTTAA
- the LOC106292766 gene encoding ATP-dependent Clp protease proteolytic subunit-related protein 2, chloroplastic, protein MAVSFNTTLHQSSLSPCCSIKLYSGLKPQSSSFLTNGYQNLNKEFYGRIHKSLQSGTGKASRSRVKMMPIGTPRVPYRNREEGTWQWVDIWNALYRERVIFIGQNIDEEFSNQILATMLYLDTLDDSRRIYMYLNGPGGDLTPSLAIYDTMKSLKSPVGTHCVGLAYNLAGFLLAAGEKGQRFAMPLSRIALTSPAGAARGQADDIQNEAKELSRIRDYLFNELAKNTGQPVETIFKDLSRVKRFNAEEAVEYGLIDKIVRPPRIKDDAPRQDETSGLG, encoded by the exons ATGGCGGTCTCGTTTAACACAACCCTTCACCAGTCTTCTCTGAGTCCGTG CTGTAGCATCAAGCTTTACTCTGGGTTAAAGCCTCAATCTTCAA GCTTTTTGACAAATGGGTATCAGAATTTGAATAAGGAGTTCTACGGCAGGATCCACAAGAGTTTGCAATCCGG GACGGGGAAAGCGAGTAGGTCAAGGGTGAAGATGATGCCTATAGGAACACCGAGAGTGCCATACAGAAACAGAGAGGAAGGCACTTGGCAATGGGTTGATATATGGAACGCCCTT TATCGAGAGCGTGTGATCTTCATTGGACAAAACATTGACGAAGAGTTTAGCAACCAGATATTAGCAACTATGTTGTATCTCGATACTCTTGATGACTCCAGGAGGATTTATATGTACCTTAATGGACCTGGCGGTGAT CTAACTCCGAGTCTAGCTATTTATGATACAATGAAGAGCTTGAAAAGTCCTGTTGGGACACATTGTGTTGGCCTTGCCTATAACCTTGCAGGCTTTCTTCTTGCTGCCGGTGAAAAG GGTCAACGGTTTGCGATGCCATTGTCAAGAATCGCCCTCACGTCACCAGCTGGTGCTGCGCGTGGTCAG GCTGATGATATCCAAAATGAAGCGAAGGAGCTTTCAAGGATAAGAGATTACCTCTTCAACGAACTAGCCAAGAATACCGGGCAGCCTGTGGAAACG ATATTCAAAGACTTGAGCAGAGTGAAGAGATTCAACGCAGAAGAAGCTGTTGAGTACGGACTTATTGATAAGATTGTTAGACCACCGCGCATCAAAGACGACGCTCCTCGCCAAGACGAAACCTCTGGTCTCGGTTAA
- the LOC106293750 gene encoding general transcription factor IIH subunit 5 — MVNAIKGVFITCDIPMAQFIVNMNNSMPSSQKFIIHVLDSTHLFVQPHVEQMIRSAVAEFRDQNSYEKPS; from the exons ATGGTTAATGCCATCAAAGGAGTGTTCATCACCTG CGATATTCCCATGGCGCAGTTCATAGTGAACATGAACAACTCCATGCCTTCCTCTCAGAAGTTCATTATTCATGTACTCGATAGTACTCACTTGTTTGTCCAGCCTCATGTTGAGCAGATGATTCGCAGCGCCGTTGCTGAGTTTCGTGATCAAAACTCTTACGAGAAGCCTTCTTAA
- the LOC106295860 gene encoding armadillo repeat-containing kinesin-like protein 3, translated as MSTSSGTGSANHRNGTHRSSLRAQSSASTSSAAHKPSLKSKTVLRKSSPAALGSAPSASKSGNGGDSGVPGRVRVAVRLRPRNGEEMIADADFADCVELQPEVKRLKLKKNNWDTDTFEFDEVLTEYASQKRVYEVVAKPVVEGVLDGYNGTIMAYGQTGTGKTYTLGQLGEEDVADRGIMVRAMEDILAQVSLETDSISVSYLQLYMETVQDLLDPANDNIAIVEDPKSGDVSLPGATLVEIRDQHSFLELLQLGEAHRFAANTKLNTESSRSHAILMVHVRRSLKTESNGNSHMTKSLKPPLVRKGKLVVVDLAGSERISKSGSEGHTLEEAKSINLSLSALGKCINALAENSSHVPFRDSKLTRLLRDSFGGTARTSLVITIGPSPRHRGETTSTIMFGQRAMKVENMVKLKEEFDYKSLSKRLEVQLDSLIEENERQQKAFVDEIERITVEAHNQISEAEKRYANALEEEKQRYQNDYVESIKKLEENWSKNQKKLAADRLALGEKNGLEVTSNGNRSIAPALEEVSELKRMVQKEAQLKMAAEEEVNRLKLQLTESKRVEVSGNSEIMRLHKMLETETQQKEKLEEEIATLHTQLLQLSLTADETRQNLERHGSQKTSGGALDSFMSQLKLPQLQDPGNAEKPPVAKLFEQVGLQKILSLLEADDADVRIHAVKVVANLAAEEANQQQIVEAGGLTSLLMLLRNTEDETIHRVAAGAIANLAMNETNQELIMAQGGIDLLSSTAANAQDPQTLRMVAGAIANLCGNDKLQTKLRSEGGIAALLGMVRCGHPDVLAQVARGIANFAKCESRASTQGTKRGKSLLIEDGALSWIVQNAKTEITAIKRHIELALCHLAQHEGNAKEMVKEGAIWELVRISRECSREDIRSLAHRTLTSSPTFLTELRRLRVDIR; from the exons ATGTCAACGAGTTCAGGAACTGGTTCTGCGAATCACAGAAACGGTACGCATAGAAGCTCTCTCAGAGCTCAGTCCTCTGCTTCTACTTCCTCTGCTGCACACAAACCTTCCCTCAAATCTAAGACGGTGCTTAGAAAAAGCAGCCCCGCCGCGCTCGGTAGCGCCCCCTCCGCTTCTAAGTCTGGAAACGGCGGCGACTCTGGTG TTCCTGGGAGGGTTCGTGTAGCTGTTAGGTTAAGGCCAAGGAATGGCGAGGAGATGATCGCTGATGCTGATTTTGCTGACTGTGTTGAGTTACAGCCTGAG GTGAAGAGGTTGAAACTAAAGAAAAACAATTGGGACACTGATACGTTTGAGTTCGATGAAGTCCTCACTGAGTATGCTTCCCAGAAGCGAGTTTACGAAGTTGTGGCTAAACCTGTTGTCGAG GGTGTATTGGATGGTTACAATGGGACGATAATGGCGTATGGCCAGACCGGGACTGGTAAGACATATACACTGGGACAGCTCGGGGAAGAAGACGTAGCTGATCGTGGAATAATGGTCCGTGCTATGGAGGATATCTTAGCTCAAGTCTCCTTGGAGACCGATTCTATATCCGTCTCTTATCTGCAG CTGTATATGGAGACTGTGCAAGACCTTCTTGATCCGGCTAACGACAACATAGCCATAGTTGAAGACCCAAAAAGTGGTGACGTTTCTCTTCCAGGTGCCACCTTGGTCGAGATTAGGGATCAGCATAGCTTCCTTGAACTTCTTCAACTCGGAGAAGCTCACCGGTTCGCTGCTAACACCAAATTAAACACCGAGTCGTCCCGTAGTCATGCTATCTTAATG GTTCATGTCAGACGCTCTTTAAAGACAGAGAGTAATGGAAACTCACACATGACTAAATCTCTAAAGCCTCCTCTTGTCCGGAAGGGGAAACTAGTTGTGGTGGATCTCGCTGGCTCGGAACGTATTAGTAAATCAG GAAGTGAGGGGCATACACTGGAGGAAGCCAAATCTATCAACCTCTCTCTGAGTGCGCTTGGCAAATGCATCAATGCCCTTGCTGAGAACAGTTCTCATGTTCCGTTCCGTGACTCAAAGCTAACTAGATTGCTTAGAGATTCATTTGGAGGCACTGCGAGGACATCGTTGGTTATTACAATTGGTCCATCACCAAGACATCGAGGAGAGACAACAAGCACTATAATGTTTGGTCAAAGG GCAATGAAAGTGGAGAATATGGTGAAGCTAAAGGAAGAGTTTGATTACAAAAGCTTGTCTAAAAGGCTTGAGGTGCAACTAGACAGTCTAATCGAGGAAAACGAGAGGCAGCAGAAGGCATTCGTTGATGAGATCGAGAGAATAACCGTAGAGGCACATAACCAAATCTCTGAGGCTGAAAAGAGATATGCCAATGCACTAGAG GAGGAAAAGCAAAGGTATCAGAATGATTACGTGGAATCAATAAAGAAGCTGGAGGAGAACTGGTCAAAGAATCAGAAGAAGCTGGCTGCTGATAGACTTGCACTCGGAGAGAAAAATGGCCTGGAGGTCACATCAAATGGAAAT AGATCCATTGCTCCAGCATTAGAGGAAGTCTCTGAACTGAAAAGAATGGTTCAGAAAGAAGCTCAGCTGAAGATGGCGGCTGAAGAGGAAGTGAATAGACTGAAACTGCAACTCACTGAGTCTAAAAGAGTGGAA GTATCAGGAAACTCTGAGATCATGAGACTCCATAAGATGTTGGAAACCGAGACACAGCAAAAAGAAAAACTAGAAGAGGAAATAGCGACGCTGCATACTCAGTTACTGCAGTTGAGTCTTACTGCTGACGAG ACAAGACAAAACCTAGAGAGACATGGTTCACAGAAAACATCTGGTGGTGCTCTAGATTCTTTTATGTCTCAGTTAAAACTTCCTCAGTTACAAGATCCGGGAAACGCTGAGAAACCTCCTGTAGCTAAACTATTTGAACAAG TTGGGTTGCAAAAGATTTTGTCTCTTCTTGAAGCTGACGATGCCGATGTAAGGATTCATGCCGTCAAAGTAGTAGCCAATCTGGCTGCCGAAG AGGCAAATCAGCAACAAATCGTGGAAGCTGGTGGTCTCACTTCATTACTGATGCTTCTGAGAAATACAGAAGATGAAACCATTCACAGAGTTGCTGCTGGTGCAATCGCCAACCTTGCAATGAACG AAACCAACCAAGAGCTGATCATGGCTCAAGGAGGCATTGATTTACTGTCATCAACAGCAGCTAATGCTCAAGACCCTCAAACCCTCCGGATGGTTGCTGGAGCAATTGCTAATCTCTGTGGAAATG ATAAATTGCAGACAAAGCTAAGATCGGAAGGAGGGATTGCAGCTTTGTTGGGAATGGTAAGATGTGGACATCCTGATGTGCTTGCACAAGTTGCTCGTGGCATTGCAAACTTTGCTAAATGCGAGTCAAGAGCATCAACACAAG GAACTAAGAGAGGGAAATCACTATTAATAGAAGACGGTGCACTCTCTTGGATTGTTCAAAATGCCAAAACCGAAATTACTGCTATTAAGCGGCATATCGAATTAGCTCTCTGCCATTTAGCACAACACG AAGGGAATGCGAAAGAGATGGTAAAGGAAGGAGCAATATGGGAGCTGGTGAGGATCTCAAGAGAATGTTCGAGAGAAGACATAAGAAGTCTTGCTCATAGGACTCTCACTTCAAGTCCCACTTTCCTTACTGAACTTAGGCGTCTTCGTGTTGATATCCGGTAA